From Pelosinus fermentans DSM 17108, the proteins below share one genomic window:
- the fdhF gene encoding formate dehydrogenase subunit alpha, protein MANKVLTICPYCGSGCQIYLTVKDGEVIGAEPGNGRTNESELCLKGYYGWDFLKNSKRLTARLMKPLLRRSRTDEFEEVSWEEAIDFAATRLQAIKEKYGPDAIMATGSARGPGNEANYIMQKFVRAALGTNNIDHCARVCHGSSVSGLQATLGNGAMSNSIPEIEDTKCVFIFGYNAAESHPIVARRIVKAKEKGAKVIVTDPRFTEQAKIADLWLPIKNGTNMALVNAFGNVLIQEGLYNKRYVENFTEGFAEYKKNVAKYTPEYAESITGIPAKDIREAIRTYAKAPSATILWGMGVTQFGQAVDVVKGLSSLALLTGNLGRLNVGVGPVRGQNNVQGACDHGALPNLFPGYQSVEDDAIRSKFEKSWGVSLPAKPGYRLTEVPHLAKEGKVKAYYIFGEDPVQSDPDAAGVREALASMELVIVQDIFMNKTALHADVIFPATSWGEHEGVYSSADRGFQKFNKAIEPKGDVKPDWEIISLMSTAMGYPMKYSKTEEIWEELRTLCPIYAGVTYKRLEELGSIQWPCTSEDSVGTKYLYEGNKFDTPSGKGLLFASEYRSPKEMPDKKYPLVLCTVREIGHYSVRTMTGNCAALQVLADEPGYIQMSPEDLAALNIKDQELVWVSSRRGKVIARALSTERVNTGAVYMTYHWWIGACNELTIDHLDPISFTPEYKYCAVKVEPIEDQDWAEGYVQSEYSKLKKKMFC, encoded by the coding sequence ATGGCTAATAAAGTCTTAACGATATGTCCTTATTGCGGCAGCGGCTGTCAAATCTATTTAACGGTAAAAGATGGGGAAGTTATAGGCGCTGAGCCTGGAAATGGCCGTACAAATGAAAGTGAATTATGTTTGAAGGGATATTATGGCTGGGATTTTCTTAAGAATTCAAAGCGCCTTACTGCCCGCTTAATGAAACCGCTATTAAGGCGCAGCCGTACCGATGAATTTGAGGAAGTGTCCTGGGAAGAGGCAATTGATTTTGCTGCAACCAGATTGCAGGCGATTAAGGAAAAGTATGGTCCTGATGCAATTATGGCTACGGGATCGGCTCGCGGCCCTGGAAATGAAGCCAATTATATTATGCAGAAATTTGTTAGGGCAGCCCTGGGAACGAATAATATTGACCATTGTGCCCGGGTCTGTCATGGATCTTCGGTATCAGGTTTGCAAGCTACCTTAGGAAATGGGGCAATGTCCAATTCCATTCCTGAAATTGAAGATACAAAATGCGTCTTTATTTTTGGCTATAATGCGGCAGAATCCCATCCGATTGTTGCGCGCCGCATCGTTAAAGCAAAGGAAAAAGGGGCAAAGGTGATTGTTACCGATCCCCGCTTTACGGAGCAGGCTAAAATTGCCGATCTATGGCTGCCTATTAAGAATGGTACGAATATGGCTCTTGTAAATGCCTTCGGAAATGTCTTGATTCAAGAAGGTTTATACAACAAGCGGTATGTAGAAAATTTTACAGAAGGTTTTGCAGAATACAAAAAAAATGTCGCAAAGTATACACCGGAATATGCTGAAAGTATTACAGGAATACCTGCGAAGGATATTCGAGAGGCCATACGGACCTATGCTAAAGCTCCTAGTGCGACTATTCTCTGGGGAATGGGAGTTACTCAATTTGGTCAAGCCGTGGATGTTGTAAAAGGGTTGTCTTCCCTAGCCTTGCTGACAGGAAATCTAGGACGTCTGAATGTAGGCGTAGGTCCAGTGCGGGGGCAGAATAATGTACAAGGGGCCTGTGATCATGGGGCACTTCCTAACTTATTTCCGGGTTATCAATCAGTGGAGGATGACGCAATCCGGAGTAAGTTTGAAAAGTCCTGGGGCGTATCCTTACCGGCAAAGCCTGGTTACCGCCTGACAGAAGTTCCTCATCTGGCAAAAGAAGGCAAAGTGAAAGCGTACTATATATTTGGTGAAGATCCTGTGCAAAGCGATCCTGATGCAGCAGGCGTTAGAGAAGCATTAGCCAGTATGGAACTTGTTATCGTCCAGGATATTTTCATGAATAAAACGGCACTGCATGCAGATGTTATTTTTCCAGCTACCTCTTGGGGAGAGCATGAGGGAGTTTATTCTTCAGCAGACAGGGGGTTTCAGAAATTCAATAAGGCAATTGAGCCGAAAGGCGATGTGAAGCCCGATTGGGAAATCATTTCCTTGATGTCAACTGCTATGGGATATCCTATGAAATATAGTAAGACAGAAGAAATTTGGGAAGAGCTAAGAACGCTGTGTCCCATTTATGCTGGAGTTACCTATAAGCGTCTGGAGGAGCTGGGGAGCATCCAGTGGCCCTGTACCAGTGAAGATTCCGTGGGGACAAAATATCTATATGAAGGCAATAAATTTGATACTCCAAGTGGAAAAGGACTTCTCTTTGCATCGGAATACCGCTCACCGAAAGAAATGCCTGACAAGAAATATCCATTGGTATTATGTACGGTAAGAGAAATTGGTCATTATTCGGTTCGGACAATGACAGGAAACTGCGCTGCTTTACAGGTTTTGGCAGATGAGCCAGGTTATATACAAATGAGTCCTGAGGATCTTGCAGCATTGAATATTAAGGATCAGGAACTGGTGTGGGTATCTTCCCGGCGTGGGAAGGTCATAGCAAGAGCACTTTCTACTGAGCGGGTAAATACAGGTGCCGTGTATATGACCTATCATTGGTGGATTGGTGCTTGTAATGAATTAACCATCGATCATCTTGACCCGATCTCTTTTACGCCAGAGTATAAATACTGTGCTGTAAAAGTTGAACCTATTGAAGATCAGGATTGGGCAGAAGGTTATGTACAAAGTGAATATAGCAAACTGAAGAAAAAGATGTTTTGTTAA
- the mobA gene encoding molybdenum cofactor guanylyltransferase — MNQQQISAVILAGGNSTRMGQDKASLPWGDHDILHSIIECMEKISQDILVISNQPRSLPSSVRVLRDIIPQCGPLSGIHAGLHYAQYATAFVISCDMPFVIPEAVQTILNYAAANKERDAVLPLYHGKIQPLFASYQKSSLPVIEQALCAGHYKVSSLCSLLNCFYLLEEFWPPTINLELLFKNLNSFPDYQQAYMYKKNASRPLKIRPFEPRRREE; from the coding sequence TTGAATCAGCAGCAAATCAGTGCCGTTATCTTAGCGGGAGGCAACAGTACGCGAATGGGTCAAGACAAAGCCTCCCTCCCCTGGGGCGATCATGATATTCTACACAGTATTATTGAATGTATGGAGAAGATCTCACAAGATATTCTTGTCATAAGCAATCAGCCCCGCAGCTTGCCTTCCTCTGTCCGGGTCTTAAGGGATATCATTCCCCAATGCGGCCCTTTAAGCGGAATACACGCCGGTCTGCATTATGCTCAGTATGCTACTGCTTTTGTTATTAGCTGTGATATGCCTTTTGTTATACCAGAAGCTGTGCAAACGATTTTAAACTACGCAGCAGCTAACAAAGAGCGAGATGCGGTACTGCCCCTATATCACGGTAAAATACAGCCACTCTTTGCCTCTTACCAAAAAAGTTCCCTCCCAGTCATTGAACAAGCTTTGTGCGCAGGTCATTACAAAGTGTCATCTCTTTGCAGCTTGCTGAATTGCTTCTATCTATTAGAAGAATTCTGGCCGCCCACCATCAACTTGGAACTCTTATTTAAAAACTTGAATTCTTTCCCTGACTATCAACAAGCCTATATGTATAAGAAAAACGCTTCGCGTCCTTTAAAAATAAGACCTTTTGAACCGCGAAGACGCGAAGAATAG
- a CDS encoding 4Fe-4S dicluster domain-containing protein, whose amino-acid sequence MNDFVIADPGKCIGCRTCEVACVMAHQKEQALEKLTVENFSPRLRVVKTAKVTTPIQCHQCEDAPCAKACAAQAIVQQDQSVQVIQGRCIGCKACLMACPYGAMDLVLTAAPAQGESKVEALKCDLCRKQDGGPSCIKVCPTKALYEVRGSKMVEQMQNRRKRAALGVTSSR is encoded by the coding sequence ATGAATGACTTTGTAATAGCAGATCCTGGGAAATGTATTGGCTGCCGTACGTGTGAAGTTGCCTGTGTAATGGCGCATCAAAAGGAGCAAGCTCTTGAAAAACTGACTGTAGAAAATTTTTCGCCAAGACTAAGGGTTGTAAAGACTGCAAAAGTGACTACGCCGATTCAATGCCACCAGTGTGAAGATGCACCCTGTGCTAAGGCTTGTGCTGCTCAAGCGATCGTGCAGCAAGATCAGTCTGTGCAAGTGATTCAAGGGAGGTGCATCGGTTGTAAGGCGTGTTTGATGGCGTGTCCTTATGGTGCGATGGATTTGGTGCTCACTGCGGCGCCTGCACAAGGTGAAAGTAAAGTGGAGGCACTAAAATGCGACTTGTGCCGCAAACAAGATGGGGGCCCCTCCTGTATTAAAGTTTGCCCAACAAAGGCTCTTTATGAAGTCCGTGGTTCTAAAATGGTGGAACAGATGCAAAATAGACGCAAACGAGCGGCTCTTGGAGTAACGAGCAGCAGATAA
- a CDS encoding [FeFe] hydrogenase, group A, producing MAKKLQENIKIDAELCTGCGRCSEVCPVDAIEGEEGKPQSVNVAKCVMCGQCVQICSAYDSPFEQYATSRSQRLKERNMPIVKEPLFAAYYHGDFFKVKKRLADKKQFSMVQCAPAVRVSLAEEFGMPLGSLVPGKMVAALKRLGFTRVYDTNFAADLTIMEEGSELVKRITEGGSLPMFTSCCPAWVKFVENEYPELIDHLSSCKSPQQMAGSMFKTYGASVDGVDAREVYSVAIMPCTCKKFEANRPEMKSSGYQDVDAVLTTRELAYLIKEAAIDFNALPEESFDKPLGMYSGAGTIFGVTGGVMEAAIRTAYELITKEPIENVNVTSVRGEQGVRKVTLDTGALKLKTVVVSGLKNVIPILEDIQRGKADFHFMEVMTCPAGCISGGGQPKMLLPVDGRKAYENRKSSTYQHDEEQRYRKSHENPEIQDIYQKFLGEPLGHKSHKLLHTHYKPSR from the coding sequence GTGGCTAAAAAACTACAAGAAAATATTAAAATAGATGCAGAACTTTGTACAGGATGTGGTCGATGCTCGGAAGTCTGCCCTGTAGATGCGATTGAAGGTGAAGAAGGTAAGCCTCAGTCTGTTAATGTGGCTAAATGTGTCATGTGTGGGCAATGTGTGCAAATATGCAGCGCTTATGATTCTCCTTTTGAACAGTATGCGACGTCTCGCAGCCAAAGACTGAAAGAACGGAATATGCCTATTGTGAAAGAACCACTATTTGCTGCTTATTATCATGGTGACTTTTTTAAAGTAAAGAAGCGATTAGCAGACAAAAAACAATTTTCCATGGTGCAATGCGCTCCGGCAGTCAGAGTCTCTCTTGCCGAAGAATTTGGAATGCCCCTTGGCAGCCTGGTACCAGGAAAAATGGTTGCAGCCTTAAAGCGTTTGGGTTTTACGCGAGTATATGATACGAACTTTGCTGCTGACTTAACCATCATGGAAGAAGGCAGTGAATTGGTTAAGAGGATTACAGAGGGCGGATCACTGCCGATGTTTACCTCCTGTTGTCCAGCATGGGTAAAGTTTGTGGAAAATGAATATCCTGAGCTGATTGATCATTTATCAAGCTGTAAATCACCGCAGCAAATGGCGGGAAGCATGTTTAAGACCTATGGTGCGAGTGTTGATGGGGTCGATGCCCGAGAGGTGTATAGCGTTGCGATCATGCCCTGTACCTGTAAAAAGTTTGAGGCTAATCGGCCTGAGATGAAATCTAGCGGCTATCAGGATGTGGATGCAGTCTTAACCACAAGGGAATTAGCTTATCTTATTAAGGAAGCGGCGATTGATTTTAATGCTCTGCCTGAAGAAAGCTTTGATAAACCTTTAGGCATGTACTCCGGAGCGGGTACGATTTTTGGGGTAACAGGCGGTGTTATGGAAGCAGCGATTCGTACTGCCTATGAACTGATAACCAAAGAACCGATTGAAAATGTGAACGTAACAAGTGTCAGAGGTGAACAAGGTGTCAGGAAGGTCACATTGGATACTGGTGCATTAAAACTTAAAACCGTTGTGGTTTCAGGATTGAAAAATGTAATTCCCATTTTGGAAGATATACAAAGAGGAAAGGCTGATTTTCACTTTATGGAGGTCATGACCTGTCCGGCAGGCTGTATCAGCGGTGGTGGTCAACCGAAAATGCTCTTGCCCGTCGATGGAAGAAAAGCCTATGAAAATCGTAAATCCAGCACCTATCAGCATGATGAAGAGCAGCGCTATCGAAAGTCTCATGAAAATCCAGAAATACAAGATATTTATCAAAAGTTTTTGGGAGAACCCCTGGGTCATAAATCCCACAAACTTTTGCATACCCACTATAAGCCTAGTCGATGA
- a CDS encoding sensor domain-containing diguanylate cyclase: MRFLHKFILLLCSLVIISSFIQFIAFDRFFLANTSSLLLATNEKAANNLSEQLLAYFKNIEASMAIIASDPSLRKDKELLDKINAVIPEVNTIFIIDKEGNVSVSSQPEKTSGVNLSKRDYFQHGIKGETYISGVYKSAQGREVVAISTPIIEDGTVVGVVVATVWLYDNKLAMMFDNKSFGRNGYIAITDQQGIVVYHSLQERIGKKGGIIESLQGMTGSTIMKNYSEIENYIGYSKVPQLDWYVIVGTPTAEITQYRNMMLYQILAVSIFTFFIVVIIGTYTVRRYMKPFETLIEAFGSVRTGNYKKIALTGYAAEFGEMIQSYNDTIRKLEEVHSTLKGAADIDALTGAYNRRSFDKIVELLRGELQAGSLTTLGVMVLDLDNFKKQNDISGHLAGDDILKEFTVIAQSIVGFRSLFRFGGDEFAIILRNVSDTMVISYAEEIRLQCAKKLSGCTVSIGVAAYPKNGDSIDELLAFADKALYMSKETRNKVTEYPADMV, from the coding sequence ATGCGATTTTTGCATAAATTCATACTATTACTCTGCTCATTAGTCATTATTAGCAGTTTTATTCAATTTATTGCTTTTGATCGATTTTTCCTTGCAAATACCAGTTCGTTGTTATTGGCTACCAACGAAAAAGCTGCAAATAATCTTAGTGAGCAGTTACTAGCCTATTTTAAAAATATTGAGGCTTCCATGGCAATCATTGCATCCGATCCTTCTCTTAGAAAGGATAAAGAGCTTCTTGATAAAATAAATGCAGTGATTCCCGAAGTCAATACGATATTTATTATTGATAAAGAAGGGAATGTTTCTGTTTCGAGTCAGCCTGAAAAGACATCAGGAGTAAATTTATCAAAAAGAGACTATTTTCAGCATGGAATAAAGGGAGAGACATACATCAGCGGCGTTTATAAAAGTGCTCAAGGTCGTGAAGTAGTTGCGATTTCCACCCCTATTATTGAGGATGGTACTGTAGTTGGTGTGGTTGTGGCGACTGTTTGGCTGTACGATAATAAACTGGCAATGATGTTTGATAATAAATCCTTTGGCCGAAACGGATATATTGCAATTACTGATCAGCAAGGGATTGTAGTATATCATTCACTTCAGGAACGTATTGGTAAGAAAGGGGGAATCATTGAAAGTTTACAAGGCATGACAGGTTCAACCATTATGAAGAATTATTCTGAAATTGAAAATTATATTGGATACAGCAAGGTGCCTCAATTGGATTGGTATGTTATTGTGGGTACACCTACTGCCGAGATAACACAGTATCGTAATATGATGCTTTACCAGATATTGGCCGTGTCAATATTTACGTTTTTTATAGTTGTCATCATTGGTACGTATACGGTGCGCCGATATATGAAGCCTTTTGAGACATTAATAGAAGCTTTTGGCTCTGTCAGGACAGGAAACTATAAGAAGATTGCCTTAACTGGCTATGCGGCTGAATTCGGAGAAATGATTCAAAGCTATAATGATACGATTCGAAAATTAGAAGAAGTTCATAGTACCTTAAAAGGAGCGGCAGATATTGACGCATTGACTGGAGCTTATAATCGCAGATCTTTTGATAAAATAGTGGAATTACTGCGAGGAGAGCTGCAAGCTGGATCTCTTACTACATTAGGTGTTATGGTATTGGATCTGGATAATTTTAAGAAGCAAAATGATATTTCTGGTCATTTAGCCGGTGATGATATTTTAAAAGAATTTACGGTTATCGCACAATCTATTGTAGGATTTCGATCCTTATTTCGGTTTGGCGGAGACGAATTTGCAATTATTTTGCGGAATGTCTCCGATACAATGGTTATTTCTTATGCGGAAGAGATACGCTTGCAGTGTGCCAAGAAACTAAGTGGCTGTACCGTAAGTATTGGTGTTGCAGCTTATCCTAAAAATGGTGATTCCATAGATGAGTTGCTAGCTTTCGCTGATAAAGCACTTTATATGAGTAAGGAAACTAGAAATAAAGTAACAGAGTATCCAGCTGACATGGTATAA
- a CDS encoding DNA-3-methyladenine glycosylase family protein, translating into METVKTKFFAYGQREIEYLQNVDPILGAAMKRLGKIDREVIPDLFAALIYAIVGQQISVKAAYTVWHRMQLHFEEMIPQQIALATVEEIQQCGMSTRKAIYIKNIGEAVMHSRLNLIELYDLPDEEVIKRLSQINGIGVWTAEMLLLNSMERPDIVSWGDIAIRRGMMNLYNLTTITKEQFEKYKKQYSPYGSVASIYLWKLSFES; encoded by the coding sequence ATGGAAACAGTAAAGACAAAGTTTTTTGCATATGGTCAAAGAGAAATTGAGTATTTACAAAATGTCGACCCAATACTCGGAGCTGCGATGAAGCGATTGGGAAAGATTGATCGTGAGGTTATTCCGGACCTGTTTGCAGCTCTGATCTACGCTATTGTTGGACAACAGATTTCCGTTAAGGCAGCGTATACGGTCTGGCATAGAATGCAGCTCCACTTTGAAGAGATGATTCCGCAGCAGATTGCTTTGGCCACAGTGGAGGAAATTCAGCAATGCGGTATGTCTACAAGAAAAGCGATTTATATTAAAAATATTGGTGAAGCAGTGATGCATAGCCGTTTGAACCTTATAGAACTATATGACCTGCCAGATGAAGAGGTTATCAAGCGCCTATCACAAATAAATGGCATTGGTGTCTGGACAGCAGAAATGCTGCTTCTTAATTCAATGGAACGCCCTGACATTGTTAGCTGGGGCGATATTGCCATAAGACGGGGCATGATGAACCTCTATAATCTAACAACGATTACAAAAGAACAATTTGAGAAATATAAGAAACAATATTCTCCTTACGGCTCCGTAGCGTCTATCTATCTCTGGAAATTATCCTTTGAATCATAA
- a CDS encoding methylated-DNA--[protein]-cysteine S-methyltransferase, translated as MKHIFFYQTNIGEIGIAENKGAITNLFIKNEHIPQEVVVKETAVLKEAGKQLMEYFAGKRKSFTLPLAPEGTEFQKKVWKALQEIPCGETRSYKDVARSIGQPKASRAIGMANNKNPMLILIPCHRVIGANGNLVGYAAGLQVKEYLLKLEK; from the coding sequence ATGAAACATATATTCTTCTATCAAACCAATATTGGGGAAATTGGAATTGCGGAAAACAAAGGTGCAATTACAAATTTGTTTATTAAAAATGAACACATTCCCCAGGAGGTTGTTGTAAAAGAAACAGCGGTGCTAAAAGAAGCAGGTAAGCAGCTAATGGAATATTTTGCAGGAAAACGTAAATCCTTTACGCTTCCTCTTGCTCCAGAAGGTACAGAATTTCAGAAGAAAGTTTGGAAAGCGCTGCAAGAAATTCCCTGTGGTGAAACACGAAGCTATAAAGATGTCGCAAGGAGTATTGGCCAGCCAAAGGCTTCTCGTGCCATTGGCATGGCTAACAACAAAAATCCCATGTTGATTTTGATTCCATGCCATCGAGTCATAGGTGCAAATGGAAATTTGGTTGGCTATGCTGCCGGGCTCCAGGTTAAAGAATATCTTTTGAAGTTGGAAAAATAG
- a CDS encoding LysR family transcriptional regulator gives MISLREIQYFLAIAQEGNITTAAQRLHMAQPPLSRQMKQLEENLGTKLFERGHRKIQLTEAGRLLRNRAEQLLKLMDTTVKEIKDIDSGAYGTLSIGTASSSGVTILPKVARIFRNHYPDLKFELWEGESIRIIELLNAGLIEIGLVRFSFDTDTYESIELPKEPLVAAIHKDNTGLLEEEGDSIPLQKLMDQPLMIHRKYEIIITEHCQQAGFNPYLLCKSDDIMPILAWADANVGIAIVPRAAIGLIPNTNLVFKTINDPCINIASAVIWMRNRHLSAAARHFLTLFTSITQDPSPLP, from the coding sequence ATGATAAGTCTACGTGAAATACAATATTTTCTTGCCATTGCACAAGAAGGCAACATCACAACAGCCGCTCAGCGCTTGCATATGGCTCAGCCTCCTCTTAGCCGGCAAATGAAACAGCTGGAAGAAAATTTAGGTACAAAGCTTTTTGAACGTGGTCATCGAAAAATTCAACTTACAGAAGCAGGACGTTTGCTGCGCAATCGGGCAGAACAATTACTTAAGCTGATGGATACAACGGTAAAAGAAATCAAAGACATCGATTCTGGTGCCTATGGAACACTATCCATCGGTACAGCCTCCTCCTCTGGAGTAACCATTTTACCAAAAGTAGCGCGTATCTTTCGCAATCACTATCCTGATTTAAAGTTTGAGCTATGGGAAGGAGAGTCAATTCGCATTATTGAACTCTTAAATGCAGGATTAATTGAAATCGGTTTAGTACGTTTCTCTTTTGATACGGATACCTATGAATCCATCGAGCTGCCTAAAGAACCTTTAGTGGCTGCCATTCATAAGGATAATACTGGACTTCTAGAAGAAGAAGGCGATTCCATCCCTTTGCAAAAGCTCATGGATCAGCCATTAATGATCCATCGTAAGTATGAAATCATTATTACAGAACATTGCCAACAAGCTGGTTTTAACCCGTATTTACTTTGTAAGAGTGATGATATCATGCCGATTTTAGCCTGGGCTGACGCGAATGTAGGCATAGCAATTGTGCCGCGGGCCGCGATTGGTCTTATTCCCAATACCAACCTGGTATTTAAGACCATTAATGATCCTTGTATCAATATTGCATCAGCCGTTATCTGGATGCGTAATCGTCACCTGTCGGCTGCTGCCCGTCATTTTCTTACTTTATTCACAAGCATTACCCAAGACCCCTCTCCTCTGCCCTAA
- a CDS encoding 4Fe-4S dicluster domain-containing protein, whose amino-acid sequence MSRNLNSFVLADSKKCIGCRVCEVACAVAHLDTEIKTVGNMNFSLNPRLYLVKTPEITMPVQCRHCEDAPCLKSCPVSAIKEQSNRIVIDEAGCIGCKSCIMACPFGAIELIVSRQERVGDEEDRLRDEPEVVASKCDLCGGAPACVKACPREALQYVDMVKERTQRRIEAANKMSGFHNEFMVREG is encoded by the coding sequence TTGAGCCGTAATTTGAATTCATTTGTTTTGGCAGATTCTAAAAAATGCATTGGCTGTCGCGTCTGCGAAGTAGCCTGTGCTGTTGCTCATTTGGATACAGAAATTAAGACCGTAGGGAATATGAATTTTTCCCTGAATCCACGGTTGTATCTCGTCAAAACTCCTGAGATCACAATGCCTGTTCAATGTCGCCATTGCGAAGATGCTCCTTGTTTAAAGAGCTGTCCAGTGTCAGCGATTAAAGAGCAGAGCAATCGGATTGTAATTGATGAAGCAGGCTGTATTGGTTGTAAAAGCTGTATAATGGCTTGTCCTTTTGGAGCCATTGAACTGATTGTTTCTCGCCAAGAACGTGTAGGAGATGAAGAGGACCGTCTGCGAGATGAACCAGAGGTTGTTGCTAGTAAATGTGATCTATGTGGGGGAGCGCCCGCATGTGTAAAAGCTTGTCCCCGTGAAGCCCTTCAATATGTTGATATGGTAAAAGAACGAACACAGCGGCGTATTGAGGCGGCCAATAAGATGAGTGGATTCCACAACGAATTCATGGTCAGGGAGGGATAA